The following are encoded in a window of Kitasatospora sp. NBC_01250 genomic DNA:
- a CDS encoding glycosyltransferase 87 family protein — MTAVQQDQGTAQVAPGPVPSDAPAWRRRLESPIRAVREAPRQQMRKAALIALGSLLAYAVVRHFIGTSMVDMMVYRAEGGAVANGHDLYALRVTQWNLPATYPPFAAMLFVPTTWLPVPFLRVAVTVGNIGLLGLAALLSFRLVGWPRRELRPVGVVLVAGLGVWLEPVFTTLRYGQINLILLCLVLWDVTTPDHRKWKGIGIGIAAGMKLTPGLFAVYLLLTGRVRAAFTAGAAFLASFAIGAAVLPGATWGFWTKYLYDSSRVGVVYIVDNQSLRGVTARFLHLADPGIVATLAAGLIAVAGLAVATWTYRSSRWLPRGEAWGVCCAAVTALLISPISWTHHWIWCVPIVILLAAEAAHERSRPPAVRRRRWRLIHRLTVVGFCSFSMWLVPHKGITNLQMNIFKQVPAGMYPLIGLCFLLVAALRVRSRRRAAGQPLLPPLVPGQRVGSADEGTRTDVVGAAGQRAPAAR; from the coding sequence GTGACAGCGGTGCAGCAGGACCAGGGGACCGCACAGGTCGCCCCCGGCCCCGTCCCCTCCGATGCCCCGGCCTGGCGCCGCCGGCTGGAGTCCCCGATACGCGCGGTACGCGAAGCACCGCGGCAGCAGATGCGCAAGGCCGCCCTGATCGCCCTGGGCTCGCTGCTCGCCTACGCCGTCGTCCGGCACTTCATCGGCACCTCGATGGTCGACATGATGGTCTACCGGGCCGAGGGCGGCGCCGTGGCCAACGGCCACGACCTCTACGCGCTGCGGGTCACCCAGTGGAACCTGCCCGCCACCTATCCGCCGTTCGCGGCGATGCTCTTCGTACCGACCACCTGGCTGCCGGTCCCGTTCCTGCGGGTGGCGGTCACGGTGGGGAACATCGGGCTGCTCGGGCTGGCCGCGCTGCTCTCGTTCCGGCTGGTGGGCTGGCCGCGCCGGGAGCTGCGGCCGGTCGGCGTGGTGCTGGTGGCCGGGCTCGGCGTCTGGCTGGAGCCGGTCTTCACCACGCTGCGCTACGGCCAGATCAACCTGATCCTGCTCTGCCTGGTGCTCTGGGACGTCACCACGCCCGACCACCGCAAGTGGAAGGGCATCGGCATCGGCATCGCGGCCGGCATGAAGCTCACCCCCGGGCTCTTCGCGGTCTACCTGCTGCTCACCGGACGCGTCCGGGCCGCCTTCACGGCCGGTGCGGCCTTCCTGGCCTCGTTCGCGATCGGGGCGGCGGTGCTGCCCGGCGCCACCTGGGGCTTCTGGACGAAGTATCTGTACGACTCCTCCCGGGTCGGCGTGGTCTACATCGTCGACAACCAGTCGCTGCGCGGCGTCACCGCCCGGTTCCTGCACCTGGCCGACCCCGGCATCGTCGCCACCCTGGCCGCCGGGCTGATCGCGGTGGCGGGCCTGGCCGTCGCCACCTGGACCTACCGCAGCTCCCGCTGGCTGCCGCGGGGCGAGGCCTGGGGGGTGTGCTGCGCCGCCGTCACCGCGCTGCTGATCTCGCCGATCAGCTGGACCCACCACTGGATCTGGTGCGTGCCGATCGTGATCCTGCTGGCCGCCGAGGCCGCTCACGAGCGCTCCAGGCCGCCGGCGGTCCGCCGTCGGCGCTGGCGGCTGATCCACCGCCTGACGGTGGTCGGGTTCTGCTCGTTCTCGATGTGGCTGGTGCCGCACAAGGGCATCACCAACCTGCAGATGAACATCTTCAAGCAGGTGCCGGCGGGGATGTACCCCCTGATCGGGCTCTGCTTCCTGCTGGTCGCCGCGCTGCGGGTGCGCTCCCGCCGCCGCGCGGCCGGCCAGCCGCTGCTGCCGCCCCTGGTTCCGGGACAGCGGGTGGGCAGTGCGGACGAGGGGACGAGGACGGACGTGGTGGGCGCGGCCGGTCAGCGCGCCCCCGCGGCGCGCTGA
- a CDS encoding PPE domain-containing protein, with product MSADVTDFNGYSHSALRKMVEALNSGDVMAASDPWRRASDTLKKIRTALDTASGDATYSWQGNTSDAFYSKMTKLATSVNNAAAYANDAANTLQMMSEAIDQAKHDMPEEPGFWSQVGNAISDTAQNAVGIQDDSTQIPIKDQKKSEAVAVMQTLANKYRTATPVLKPPPPISGPSDVDNVPPPDPTAQAALSAFVMGAGLGAIGGYTSAPVNTQVVGRVSEVPAAPAVAPPRPSACAPVAPTDAGIKGGVANPAPKPLKSVAVGADAPVADHKADSHAARPASGPSAPAAQSSVTGNGTGLDATAVAAPRPPSAAPSGGPTGLVGGGGGSGSMPPMGFGTGAGRIPTVDPRLSAGAFNGEAESNRPPGAGGSTPGEEGAEESAGGSGRPGATRQGLGPAEEASAAGRSSGFGRVGAARRGGGGGSVVGEGEEAMVGRAESAQRKGFTEGGSGLGLRGRAASESEAAAAERPQPGLLPGGTQAARRKKRKEGKRADYLVEDEETWMSDKGVNPGVVE from the coding sequence GTGAGTGCCGATGTCACCGACTTCAACGGCTACAGCCACAGCGCGCTGCGGAAGATGGTCGAGGCCCTGAACTCGGGCGATGTGATGGCCGCCAGCGACCCCTGGCGGCGGGCGTCGGACACCCTCAAGAAGATCCGCACCGCCCTGGACACGGCCTCCGGCGACGCCACCTACAGCTGGCAGGGCAACACCAGCGACGCCTTCTACTCGAAGATGACGAAGCTGGCGACGAGCGTCAACAACGCGGCGGCGTACGCGAACGACGCGGCCAACACGTTGCAGATGATGTCCGAGGCGATCGACCAGGCCAAGCACGACATGCCCGAGGAGCCCGGCTTCTGGTCCCAGGTCGGCAACGCGATCTCCGACACCGCGCAGAACGCGGTCGGGATCCAGGACGACAGTACGCAGATCCCGATCAAGGATCAGAAGAAGTCGGAAGCGGTCGCGGTCATGCAGACCCTGGCCAACAAGTACCGGACGGCGACGCCGGTGCTGAAGCCGCCGCCTCCCATCTCAGGCCCCTCAGATGTGGACAATGTCCCGCCGCCGGACCCAACGGCGCAAGCTGCCCTAAGCGCCTTCGTGATGGGCGCTGGCCTCGGTGCCATCGGCGGTTACACCTCGGCCCCTGTGAACACCCAGGTGGTGGGCCGTGTTTCCGAGGTACCGGCTGCTCCGGCAGTCGCCCCGCCGCGTCCGTCGGCCTGCGCGCCCGTGGCGCCGACGGACGCCGGGATCAAGGGTGGCGTCGCCAATCCGGCGCCGAAGCCGTTGAAGTCGGTGGCGGTCGGCGCGGATGCGCCCGTCGCCGACCACAAGGCCGACTCGCATGCTGCCCGCCCGGCCTCCGGGCCGTCAGCTCCCGCGGCGCAGTCGAGCGTCACGGGCAACGGGACCGGTCTCGACGCCACTGCTGTCGCTGCGCCAAGGCCGCCCTCGGCCGCGCCCTCGGGCGGTCCGACCGGTCTGGTCGGAGGTGGGGGCGGCTCGGGCAGCATGCCGCCGATGGGCTTCGGTACCGGCGCCGGACGGATTCCGACGGTGGATCCCCGGCTCTCCGCCGGGGCCTTCAACGGTGAGGCGGAGTCGAACCGGCCTCCAGGTGCGGGCGGGTCGACGCCCGGCGAGGAGGGCGCAGAGGAATCGGCCGGCGGCTCCGGACGTCCCGGTGCGACGCGGCAGGGTCTCGGCCCGGCCGAGGAAGCGTCAGCAGCTGGTCGCAGCAGCGGCTTCGGGCGCGTCGGTGCTGCCCGGAGGGGTGGCGGCGGCGGGTCCGTGGTCGGCGAGGGCGAGGAGGCGATGGTCGGCCGGGCCGAGAGCGCGCAGCGCAAGGGCTTCACCGAGGGCGGCAGCGGCCTCGGCCTGCGCGGCCGGGCGGCGAGCGAGTCCGAGGCCGCCGCCGCGGAGCGGCCCCAACCGGGCCTGCTGCCGGGCGGGACGCAGGCGGCCCGCCGGAAGAAGCGGAAGGAAGGCAAGCGGGCCGACTACCTGGTCGAGGACGAGGAGACCTGGATGTCGGACAAGGGCGTCAACCCGGGCGTGGTGGAATGA
- a CDS encoding nicotinate phosphoribosyltransferase — MDAQAFAATQSAAPTSPTAGSTALLTDRYELTMLQAALRSGTAHRRSVFEVFTRRLPDGRRYGVFAGTGRVLDAVENFRFTTPQLDWLADQRVVDEATLSWLADYRFSGDIHGYPEGEAYFPGSPLLTVEGSFAEAVILETVILSILNFDSAVAAAASRMTAAAGERPCIEMGARRAHEAAAVAAARAAYIAGFAATSDLAAGFAHGIPTTGTAAHAFTLLHDSERDAFTAQLDSMGTGTTLLVDTYDLAEAVRTAVEVAGPELGAVRIDSGDLTLLAHRVRRQLDELGARRTRIIVTSDLDEYAIAALAAAPVDGYGVGTSLVTGSGHPTCAMVYKLVARAASAGPEAPLVPVAKRSAGAKSSVGGRKWAARRPDADGVAEAEVVGTGALPEQLAPYALQVPLVRGGEMVGREPLTAARERHLRSRAALPLSATQLSKGEPVLTTELLLG; from the coding sequence ATGGACGCCCAGGCATTCGCGGCGACGCAGTCCGCCGCGCCCACCTCGCCGACAGCCGGCTCGACCGCGCTGCTCACCGACCGCTACGAGCTGACCATGCTGCAGGCCGCACTGCGCAGCGGCACCGCGCACCGCCGCTCGGTCTTCGAGGTCTTCACCCGCCGGCTGCCCGACGGCCGCCGCTACGGGGTGTTCGCCGGCACCGGCCGGGTGCTGGACGCGGTGGAGAACTTCCGCTTCACCACCCCCCAGCTGGACTGGCTGGCCGACCAGCGCGTGGTGGACGAGGCCACGCTGAGCTGGCTGGCCGACTACCGCTTCAGCGGCGACATCCACGGCTACCCGGAGGGCGAGGCCTACTTCCCCGGCTCGCCGCTGCTCACCGTGGAGGGCAGCTTCGCCGAGGCGGTGATCCTGGAGACGGTGATCCTCTCCATCCTCAACTTCGACTCGGCGGTCGCGGCGGCGGCCTCCCGGATGACGGCCGCCGCAGGGGAGCGGCCGTGCATCGAGATGGGGGCCCGCCGGGCCCACGAGGCCGCCGCCGTGGCCGCCGCCCGCGCGGCCTACATCGCCGGTTTCGCCGCCACCTCCGACCTGGCGGCCGGCTTCGCCCACGGCATCCCGACCACCGGCACCGCCGCGCACGCCTTCACCCTGCTGCACGACAGCGAGCGGGACGCGTTCACCGCGCAGCTCGACTCGATGGGCACCGGGACCACGCTGCTGGTGGACACCTACGACCTGGCCGAGGCGGTGCGCACCGCCGTCGAGGTGGCCGGGCCCGAGCTGGGCGCGGTACGGATCGACTCCGGCGACCTGACCCTGCTCGCCCACCGGGTCCGCCGCCAGCTGGACGAGCTGGGCGCGCGCAGGACCAGGATCATCGTCACCTCCGACCTGGACGAGTACGCCATCGCCGCCCTGGCCGCCGCCCCGGTGGACGGCTACGGGGTCGGCACCAGCCTGGTGACCGGCAGCGGGCACCCGACCTGCGCCATGGTCTACAAGCTGGTGGCCCGCGCCGCCTCGGCCGGTCCCGAGGCGCCGCTGGTGCCGGTGGCCAAGCGCTCGGCGGGCGCCAAGTCCAGTGTGGGCGGGCGCAAGTGGGCCGCTAGGCGCCCGGACGCGGACGGCGTGGCCGAGGCCGAGGTGGTGGGCACCGGAGCGCTGCCGGAGCAGCTCGCACCGTACGCGCTGCAGGTCCCGCTGGTGCGCGGCGGCGAGATGGTGGGACGCGAGCCGCTGACCGCCGCACGCGAGCGGCACCTGCGCTCCCGGGCCGCGCTGCCGCTGTCGGCCACCCAGCTCTCCAAGGGCGAGCCGGTGCTGACCACCGAGCTGCTGCTGGGCTGA
- a CDS encoding SsgA family sporulation/cell division regulator translates to MDSRPSVVELELELNLVLSPERSVPVPARLSYGSHDPYAVHITFHLDTGTPVTWVFSRELLVEGTFRPCGQGDVRIWPTRPHPAAGVTHSGRQSVLCLALTSPGGDALLEAPLPAVAAWLERAHRLVPPGGELNVLDLDSSLAELLA, encoded by the coding sequence ATGGACAGCCGGCCGAGCGTGGTGGAGTTGGAACTCGAGCTCAACCTGGTGCTCTCCCCCGAGCGCAGCGTCCCCGTCCCGGCCCGGCTCTCGTACGGCAGCCACGACCCGTACGCGGTGCACATCACCTTCCACCTGGACACCGGCACCCCGGTGACCTGGGTGTTCTCCCGGGAGCTGCTGGTGGAGGGCACCTTCCGCCCGTGCGGCCAGGGCGACGTGCGGATCTGGCCGACCCGGCCCCACCCGGCGGCCGGGGTCACCCACAGCGGGCGGCAGAGCGTGCTCTGCCTCGCGCTCACCTCACCGGGTGGTGACGCCCTGCTGGAGGCGCCGCTGCCGGCCGTGGCCGCCTGGCTGGAGCGGGCGCACCGGCTGGTGCCGCCCGGCGGTGAGCTGAACGTGCTGGACCTGGACAGCTCGCTCGCCGAGCTGCTGGCCTGA
- the clpS gene encoding ATP-dependent Clp protease adapter ClpS, which yields MSVAPAEIERPEAESLPVAEPDTPWVTIVHNDPVNLMSYVLYVFQAYFGYPKEKARKLMMEVHTRGRAVVSSGTREEMERDVQAMHGYGLWATLQHD from the coding sequence GTGAGTGTCGCGCCGGCCGAGATCGAACGCCCCGAGGCCGAGAGTCTCCCGGTGGCGGAGCCGGACACTCCGTGGGTGACCATCGTCCACAACGACCCGGTCAACCTGATGAGCTACGTCCTCTACGTCTTCCAGGCCTACTTCGGCTACCCGAAGGAGAAGGCGCGCAAGCTCATGATGGAGGTCCACACCCGGGGCCGCGCGGTGGTCTCCAGCGGTACCCGCGAGGAGATGGAGCGCGACGTGCAGGCCATGCACGGCTACGGCCTGTGGGCCACGCTGCAGCACGACTGA
- a CDS encoding isochorismatase family protein codes for MQRALIVIDVQNDFCEGGSLPVAGGAEVAAAITELIATARSEYSHILATRDHHHDPGAHFSADPDFVDSWPPHCVAGTEGVGFHPNFAPSVTSGAIEAVFDKGAYAAAYSGFEGVDENGGSLADWLRERSVTAVDLVGLATDHCVRATALDAVREGFATRVLLDLTAGVAPATTAAALDQLREAGVELTGAPALG; via the coding sequence ATGCAACGGGCCCTGATCGTCATCGATGTGCAGAACGACTTCTGCGAGGGCGGCAGTCTTCCCGTCGCCGGCGGCGCCGAGGTCGCGGCTGCGATCACCGAGCTGATCGCCACCGCCCGCAGCGAGTACAGCCACATCCTGGCCACCCGCGACCACCACCACGACCCCGGGGCGCACTTCTCCGCCGACCCCGACTTCGTCGACAGCTGGCCGCCGCACTGCGTGGCCGGGACGGAGGGGGTGGGCTTCCACCCCAACTTCGCGCCCTCGGTGACCTCCGGGGCGATCGAGGCGGTCTTCGACAAGGGCGCGTACGCGGCCGCGTACAGCGGGTTCGAGGGCGTCGACGAGAACGGCGGCTCGCTCGCGGACTGGCTGCGCGAGCGTTCCGTGACGGCGGTGGACCTGGTCGGCCTTGCCACCGACCACTGCGTGCGGGCCACGGCGCTGGACGCCGTGCGCGAGGGGTTCGCCACCCGGGTGCTGCTCGACCTGACCGCGGGCGTCGCGCCCGCGACCACGGCCGCCGCGCTCGACCAGCTGCGCGAGGCCGGAGTGGAGCTGACCGGAGCCCCGGCCCTGGGGTGA
- a CDS encoding endonuclease V: MDLASWPRTEEAALAEQRRLRPLVEPQGPAPAPGALVAGVDVAYDDERNTVAAAAVLLDLGTLEVVEEATAVGPIAFPYLPGLLAFREVPAVADALAGLRQRPDLVVCDGYGLAHPRRLGLASHLGVLTGLPTLGVAKTPFGFEHRDPAPERGAWSPLLDRDTGEEVGRALRTRAGVKPVFVSVGHRIGLTEAVAVALALTPRYRLPETTRQADSLCRRTLAASLPVDS, from the coding sequence GTGGACCTGGCGAGCTGGCCGCGCACCGAGGAGGCGGCGCTCGCCGAGCAGCGGCGGCTGCGCCCGCTGGTCGAACCGCAGGGGCCGGCTCCCGCCCCCGGCGCGCTGGTGGCCGGGGTGGACGTGGCGTACGACGACGAGCGGAACACCGTCGCCGCGGCAGCCGTGCTGCTCGACCTCGGCACCCTGGAGGTGGTCGAGGAGGCCACCGCCGTCGGCCCGATCGCCTTCCCGTACCTGCCGGGGCTGCTGGCCTTCCGCGAGGTCCCCGCCGTGGCCGACGCCCTGGCCGGGCTGCGGCAGCGGCCCGACCTGGTGGTCTGCGACGGCTACGGCCTGGCCCATCCGCGCCGGCTCGGGCTGGCCAGCCACCTCGGCGTGCTGACCGGACTGCCGACCCTGGGCGTCGCCAAGACGCCGTTCGGCTTCGAGCACCGGGACCCGGCACCCGAGCGCGGCGCCTGGTCCCCGTTGCTCGACCGGGACACCGGCGAGGAGGTGGGCCGTGCACTCCGTACCCGCGCAGGGGTGAAGCCGGTCTTCGTGTCGGTCGGTCACCGGATCGGGCTGACCGAGGCGGTCGCCGTCGCCCTCGCGCTGACGCCGCGTTACCGCCTGCCGGAGACCACCCGACAGGCCGATTCGCTGTGCCGCAGGACGCTGGCGGCGAGCCTGCCGGTCGACTCCTGA
- a CDS encoding HIT family protein gives MPAEAAATATCFSCANTALLPDLPPRESVALDEHWRVAHAVGVGLLGWLVLVPRRHVTTIAELTDEEAAALGGWQVRLSRALSEVTGCVKTYLAQFSEAPGFSHLHFHLVPRPAELDPQLLGPGVFTLIDNPAHPAPAPAAVDAFARRLRACLDRNQSSGARPWG, from the coding sequence GTGCCTGCCGAAGCCGCCGCCACAGCCACCTGCTTCTCCTGCGCCAACACCGCGCTCCTGCCCGACCTGCCGCCGCGCGAGTCGGTGGCGCTGGACGAGCACTGGCGGGTGGCGCACGCGGTCGGGGTGGGGCTGCTCGGGTGGCTGGTGCTGGTCCCGCGGCGGCATGTGACCACCATCGCCGAGCTCACGGACGAGGAGGCGGCGGCGCTCGGGGGGTGGCAGGTGCGGCTGTCGCGGGCGCTGTCGGAGGTGACGGGGTGCGTGAAGACGTACCTCGCGCAGTTCTCCGAGGCACCGGGCTTCAGCCACCTGCACTTCCACCTGGTGCCGCGGCCGGCCGAGTTGGATCCGCAACTGCTCGGGCCCGGCGTCTTCACGCTGATCGACAACCCGGCGCACCCCGCGCCCGCGCCGGCGGCGGTGGATGCGTTCGCCCGGCGGCTGCGTGCCTGTCTCGACCGCAATCAGAGTTCTGGGGCGAGGCCCTGGGGATGA
- a CDS encoding RDD family protein: MSTYDPSSSEPEGGGKPSFDKQPPSSSTPGETPPNGSPYDTNAYGAGPYTGGPFGGDPHGAGPYDGGPHGGGPGGSPYGAPGAGQPAGMPPLGTWPHRILARVIDYVLIQVIALVVVLPFTGFGNRDGWTDGVWVYYALYLVYEGVMLSRDGQTLGKKVMNVRVAMLADGSSPVSSAAWTRAAVYTLPAAICCGIWWLVDGMFGVFNKPYRQCLHDKAAKTVVVSTR; encoded by the coding sequence ATGAGCACCTACGACCCTTCGAGCTCTGAGCCGGAAGGGGGCGGCAAGCCCTCCTTCGACAAGCAGCCGCCTTCGTCGAGCACGCCCGGGGAGACCCCGCCCAACGGCTCCCCGTACGACACCAACGCCTATGGCGCCGGCCCCTACACGGGCGGCCCGTTCGGGGGCGACCCGCACGGCGCCGGTCCGTACGACGGCGGCCCGCACGGCGGTGGGCCGGGGGGATCGCCCTACGGCGCCCCGGGCGCCGGGCAGCCCGCCGGCATGCCGCCGCTCGGCACCTGGCCGCACCGGATCCTGGCCCGGGTGATCGACTACGTGCTCATCCAGGTGATCGCGCTCGTGGTGGTGCTGCCCTTCACCGGCTTCGGCAACCGGGACGGCTGGACCGACGGGGTCTGGGTCTACTACGCCCTCTACCTGGTCTACGAGGGCGTGATGCTCTCCCGGGACGGCCAGACGCTCGGCAAGAAGGTGATGAACGTCCGCGTCGCGATGCTGGCCGACGGCAGCAGCCCGGTCAGCTCCGCCGCGTGGACCCGAGCGGCGGTCTACACGCTGCCGGCCGCGATCTGCTGCGGGATCTGGTGGCTGGTCGACGGCATGTTCGGGGTGTTCAACAAGCCCTACCGGCAGTGTCTGCACGACAAGGCGGCGAAGACGGTGGTGGTTTCCACCCGGTGA
- the mycP gene encoding type VII secretion-associated serine protease mycosin has product MAVLAAGALVWGLAAAPALADSTRDQQWPLQAYQADTKVWPISQGDGVTVAVIDTGVDPDHQDLTGQVLDGADFSGEHSNGKKDAVGHGTGMAGLIAGHGHGADSGVMGLAPKAKILPIRVPLDADGNVASGQQVNFADALRYAVDHGAKVVNMSLYVGGMRTDTAARAAVNYAVSRDVVLVAATGNFGNISGSPIDYPAAFPGVVAVGAIDRQGAVWDRSNRGPEISLVAPGVDITSPGSNSPTDYRYTSGTSDATAYVSAIAALVRSKYPALSAGQVIRRMITSAAAPPDHSQVPNDRYGYGIASPSKALAPNPAVDNGPKDNPLLTRVESQGAPDSSSPAPVPQATGGSHGGSTLWLYGAGGGVLVLIVLGVTFLIRRANRRPAAAAPAAPNGVPAPGAYPPPYPPQQPHQAPYPPQHHDPRS; this is encoded by the coding sequence ATGGCCGTCCTCGCCGCGGGGGCGTTGGTGTGGGGGCTGGCGGCTGCGCCTGCCCTCGCGGACAGCACCAGGGATCAGCAGTGGCCGTTGCAGGCCTACCAGGCCGATACCAAGGTGTGGCCGATCAGCCAGGGTGACGGTGTGACCGTCGCGGTGATCGATACGGGAGTTGATCCTGACCACCAGGACCTGACCGGTCAGGTCCTAGATGGCGCGGACTTCTCTGGGGAACACAGCAATGGCAAGAAGGACGCAGTTGGACACGGCACCGGGATGGCCGGGCTGATCGCTGGGCACGGTCACGGCGCTGATTCTGGCGTTATGGGATTGGCGCCGAAGGCGAAGATACTGCCGATCAGGGTGCCGCTCGATGCAGATGGCAATGTCGCATCCGGGCAGCAGGTGAATTTCGCTGACGCCTTGCGCTACGCAGTTGACCATGGGGCGAAGGTTGTCAATATGTCCCTGTACGTGGGTGGCATGCGGACCGACACCGCAGCCAGGGCGGCCGTCAACTATGCAGTCAGCCGGGACGTTGTGCTGGTGGCGGCAACCGGGAACTTCGGGAACATCAGTGGTTCTCCAATCGACTACCCCGCTGCGTTTCCGGGCGTAGTTGCGGTCGGTGCCATTGACCGACAGGGAGCGGTCTGGGACCGCTCCAATCGAGGCCCGGAGATCAGCCTTGTTGCACCCGGTGTAGATATCACCAGTCCCGGCAGCAACTCCCCCACCGACTACCGCTATACCTCTGGCACCTCCGACGCCACCGCCTACGTCTCCGCCATCGCCGCCCTGGTGCGGTCCAAGTACCCCGCGCTCTCGGCCGGTCAGGTCATCCGGCGCATGATCACCAGTGCCGCCGCGCCCCCCGACCACAGCCAGGTGCCCAACGACCGCTACGGCTACGGGATCGCCTCGCCCTCCAAGGCGCTCGCCCCCAACCCGGCGGTGGACAACGGGCCGAAGGACAACCCGCTGCTGACCCGCGTCGAGTCGCAGGGGGCGCCGGACTCGTCCTCGCCGGCGCCGGTGCCGCAAGCAACCGGCGGCAGCCACGGCGGATCGACGCTCTGGCTCTACGGGGCCGGTGGCGGGGTGCTGGTGCTGATCGTGCTCGGCGTGACGTTCCTGATCCGCCGGGCCAACCGGCGCCCGGCCGCCGCCGCCCCGGCCGCCCCCAACGGCGTGCCGGCGCCGGGCGCCTACCCGCCCCCGTATCCGCCTCAGCAGCCCCATCAGGCGCCCTACCCGCCCCAGCACCACGACCCCAGGAGCTGA
- a CDS encoding RDD family protein, translated as MSDQPLVASADTAAVPAPGYYPDPSVPGFVRYWNGGTWVPGTSRPAPAEGEVLAVPAFAARPAVRPNARYIPPPAVPERAVPQRADGGGGETGPVFLDQTGAGAVFTMAPPEPESAAELPEHSGWQADPQAQRGLLETGRAPRWVSWGALEEAAPAAEPAPVAVRRAEPVAAVPVAEPEPARAPVPVPVAAPAVPTVPAVSAMPAVPAAPAAAVVRRKSAEPTSSAAVLPARAARPPARVTASVPVPAAAHVSAPVVTGGVGRRLAARLVDVLMLGGLGAAVGIPLTMATLADVQLKLDRARTASHLTGREVQVWLIDGSLIGRVALLLGTLLLGGFLFEVLPTARTGRTFGKRLLGLRVVRAEAGPQGRDGRGGHGGRGADRTPPRPPSLGRSFVRWLVGQLTMVTVLGPLVLLADRQRQRSWADRAARTRVVKA; from the coding sequence ATGTCGGACCAGCCGTTGGTCGCCAGCGCGGACACCGCCGCGGTCCCCGCGCCCGGTTACTACCCGGACCCGTCGGTGCCGGGCTTCGTCCGCTACTGGAACGGCGGCACCTGGGTGCCCGGGACCAGCCGCCCCGCGCCCGCCGAGGGCGAGGTCCTGGCGGTGCCCGCGTTTGCGGCCCGGCCCGCGGTGCGCCCCAACGCGCGGTACATCCCGCCGCCGGCGGTGCCGGAGCGCGCGGTGCCGCAGCGGGCGGACGGCGGCGGGGGCGAGACCGGGCCGGTCTTCCTCGACCAGACCGGGGCCGGGGCGGTCTTCACCATGGCGCCGCCGGAGCCGGAGAGCGCGGCGGAGCTGCCGGAGCACAGCGGCTGGCAGGCGGACCCGCAGGCGCAGCGAGGGCTGCTGGAGACCGGGCGGGCGCCGCGGTGGGTCTCCTGGGGAGCGCTGGAGGAGGCGGCGCCCGCTGCCGAACCGGCGCCGGTGGCGGTACGGCGGGCCGAGCCGGTGGCGGCCGTGCCCGTGGCCGAGCCGGAGCCGGCCCGCGCGCCGGTTCCGGTGCCCGTCGCGGCGCCGGCCGTGCCGACGGTCCCGGCGGTGTCTGCGATGCCGGCGGTGCCTGCTGCGCCCGCGGCGGCCGTGGTGCGCCGGAAATCGGCGGAGCCGACGTCCAGTGCTGCGGTGCTCCCCGCTCGGGCGGCTCGGCCGCCTGCGCGCGTGACCGCGTCCGTGCCGGTGCCTGCTGCCGCACACGTTTCCGCGCCGGTGGTGACCGGCGGGGTCGGCCGGCGGCTGGCGGCCCGGCTGGTGGACGTGCTGATGCTGGGCGGCCTGGGCGCCGCGGTCGGGATCCCGCTGACCATGGCGACCCTGGCGGACGTGCAGCTGAAGCTCGACCGCGCCCGGACGGCCAGTCACCTGACCGGCCGCGAGGTGCAGGTCTGGCTGATCGACGGCAGCCTCATCGGCCGGGTGGCGCTGCTGCTCGGCACGCTGCTGCTGGGCGGCTTCCTCTTCGAGGTGCTGCCGACGGCCCGCACCGGCCGCACCTTCGGCAAGAGACTGCTCGGCCTACGGGTCGTCAGAGCCGAGGCGGGGCCGCAGGGGCGCGACGGTCGCGGTGGTCACGGTGGCCGCGGCGCCGATCGAACCCCGCCGCGGCCGCCGAGCCTGGGCCGGTCCTTCGTCCGCTGGCTGGTGGGCCAGCTGACGATGGTGACCGTGCTGGGCCCGCTCGTGCTGCTGGCGGACCGTCAGCGGCAGCGCAGCTGGGCCGATCGGGCGGCGCGGACGCGGGTCGTCAAGGCCTGA